The DNA sequence CCCGGTGCGCGACGACCGCCTCCGGCTGTACGCGCAGAGCGCCCGAACCGGTTGCATCCAGTGAGCCGACGGCGATTCCGGCAACCCGGTCGGGCTGCCTAGGCTCCACGCATGCGCCTGGGACTGGAGACGGATCAGCACCGCGTCGAATGGCCGGACCTGTTGGCCCGTGTGCGCTTCGCCGAGGACGCCGGGTTCGACGGCGCGTGGATCTTCGACCACTTCAAGGCGCTGTACGGCGAGGGGCCGGGCCCTTGCCTGGAAGGATGGACGCTGCTGGCCGCGCTGGCGGCCGCCACCACGCGGGTCCGGCTGGGAACGCTCGTCACCGGCATCACCTACCGGCCCGCGTCACTGCTGGCGGCCGAAGCGGTCACCGTCGACCACGTGTCAGGGGGGCGCCTGGAGCTCGCCGTCGGCGCGGCATGGAACGAGCAGGAGCACCGCGAGCTGGGATTCCCGTTCCCGCCGGCGGCCGAGCGCATCGATCGCCTGGAGGAGGGCATCGAGGTCATCCGCCTGCTGATGACCGGTGAGCCGGCCACGTTCACGGGCCGGTACAACCAGCTGAAGGGAGCCGTCTTCCGGCCGTTGCCGGTCCAGCTGCCGCACCCGCCGCTGTGGATCGGCGGTTCGGGCGAGCAACGCATGCTGCCGCTCGTCGGCCGGGTGGCCGACGCATGGCACTGCTTCGCCCCGCCTCCCGTCTACGCCCGCAAGTGGTCGATCGTCGCCCAGCACGCCGAGAAGGCCGGGCGGGATCCCGAGACGATCCTCCGCTCGACCAACCTCTCCCTGTCCGAGCCGTGGGACCACGTGCGCCGGGTCGCCGACGCCCATCGCGCCAACGGCGTGGGATACCTGGTGTGCGGCTGGCCCTCGGAGGGGAAGGCTCGTCTGGACGAGTTCGTCGAGCACGTGATGCCCGAGCTGGCGGCGGACTGACCGGACGCTCCCGTCGCCGTCAGGGGGCGGACGCCCGCCGGAAGGCGGCCCACGTTCCCCACCCGGCGGAGGAGTGCACGCCGTCCCACCCGCCGGGCAGGGCCGCCTCGACGTCGGAGGCGGACAGGTGGATGGGCGTGGCGTCCCCCAGGGTGTTGACCCACAGCAACACACCGTGCGGTACCAGGACGCGAGCCACCTCGTGCGGGAAGAGGAACATGTTGACCAGCGCCACGACGGCGGCCGTTCCGGCTGCAACGGGAAGGGCCGACGCGTCGGCCCGCACGCGCATGGTTCGGGTCGGTGCGTGTGCCAGCATCCCGGCGGACAGGTCGACGGCCACCAGCGGCGACAGGTGCTCGGCCAGGCGGGAGGTCACCACGCCGGTGCCCGACCCGACCTCGAGGCTGGTGCCGGCCGGGAAGGGGCCGCCGCGTGCGAGCGCGTCGTCGACCGCTTCGAAGCGTCCCGCCGAGGGGCGCTCGTTCCAGCCGGGGGCCAGGTCGTCGAACAGGGCGGCCACCCGTGCGGCTCGCTCGGGGAACCAACCGCCGGGCTCGAAGGCGACCTGCCGGGTCACCTCCCGGATGGGCCGCCGGTCGTCGGCCAGGTCCGGTCGGCCGGGGTCGGCCGGGACCAGCCGGGGGAGCGGGCGGAGCACGCTGTCGATTCCGTTCCTCAGCGGCGGAACTGGTCGCGCAGGCGGCCGAGGCGGTCGGTGAGCGTGCCGTCCGCGGACCGGGTCGCCGACGCCTCGATCGCGTGGGCCAGGGCGTCGACCCGCTGCGCCAGCCGGCGGACCTCGGCGTCGAGGTGGCGCACGGCGGCGGCGACCTCCGCCCCGCCGTCCGGGCCGGCCCCCGTCCTGGCACCGCCGTCCTGCGCCGCGATCCTCTCGGCGATCCCGGCGAGGGCCTCCTCGAT is a window from the Acidimicrobiales bacterium genome containing:
- a CDS encoding TIGR03560 family F420-dependent LLM class oxidoreductase; the protein is MRLGLETDQHRVEWPDLLARVRFAEDAGFDGAWIFDHFKALYGEGPGPCLEGWTLLAALAAATTRVRLGTLVTGITYRPASLLAAEAVTVDHVSGGRLELAVGAAWNEQEHRELGFPFPPAAERIDRLEEGIEVIRLLMTGEPATFTGRYNQLKGAVFRPLPVQLPHPPLWIGGSGEQRMLPLVGRVADAWHCFAPPPVYARKWSIVAQHAEKAGRDPETILRSTNLSLSEPWDHVRRVADAHRANGVGYLVCGWPSEGKARLDEFVEHVMPELAAD
- a CDS encoding class I SAM-dependent methyltransferase translates to MLRPLPRLVPADPGRPDLADDRRPIREVTRQVAFEPGGWFPERAARVAALFDDLAPGWNERPSAGRFEAVDDALARGGPFPAGTSLEVGSGTGVVTSRLAEHLSPLVAVDLSAGMLAHAPTRTMRVRADASALPVAAGTAAVVALVNMFLFPHEVARVLVPHGVLLWVNTLGDATPIHLSASDVEAALPGGWDGVHSSAGWGTWAAFRRASAP